Part of the Tribolium castaneum strain GA2 chromosome 4, icTriCast1.1, whole genome shotgun sequence genome is shown below.
TGTTGCCAATTGTTTTCCGCACCATGGTTACATTTGGAACTATGGGGCTTTGCCCCAAACTTGGGAAAACCCCGAGCATCTTGATGATGGTACAGGATGCAAGGGGGACAACGATCCCATAGATGTTATTGAAATAGGGTACAGGGTTGCGAAACGGGGGGAAGTCCTTCAGGTGAAAATTTTAGGAACCATTGCGTTAATTGACGAAGGTACAATCAACAAGTGCCGGGTTTTCCTCTAATTATTTTATCCACAGGAGAAACAGACTGGAAATTAATTGCTATAGATGTTAAGGATCCTTTAGCCGATCAAGTGAATGATGTTAGTGATGTAGAGAAACATTTCCCTGGTCTTTTGAAAGCCTCAGTTGAATGgtttaaaatctataaaattcCAGATGGTAAACCTGAAAATCAGTTCGCTTTTAATGGCGAAGCGAAACCGGCGAGTTTTGCGCTGAAAGTGGTAGATGAGGTATTGATCTATTTCCAAGGATTTTCTAGTGTTATTAAGTTGATGCATTTTTTATAGGTACACCGTTTCTGGAAAGCTTTGGTCAATAAAGAAGTTGATGCCAAGGGCATTTCCTGGTACGTAAAAGTTATGGTGACATTGAGTGTTTctttttatgttattatgtTATTTGATTACGGCGTTTTTACCTAAAACTGATAAGTTACAAGGTTGCTAAATTGTTTGTTTCATATTGATTGAATGctgaaacttttaaaacatGACAAGAGTTATCTTTGTTGccattatttttatacttgAAGGTAGATCCCATTGTTATGAACAGTAATTTTTCCGTAAATCTACTATTTATTGTTTGAACATCATTATTTGCGCTGTGCTTTGCTTTAATTTATGATTCGTAAATGATAAAGCGTAATcttaattatttgtatttttttaaatgaagtcATAACCAATTGgtactgaaataaaatatcaacTGATTTATTTGCTACCTAAGCAGAAAGTGAGGTGGacctttttgtctttttttgtttatgttgCAATTATTTGAGTTGATTTTAAAGTTATCactattttttgataaattatgtaCCGAATATTCCTCGTCCAAATTTTACTCAAGGAGGCGTTTGAACACAAAAAGCATCAGATTTATActatttgttttgtaaatttttagtttaaaaaactagctaataattaatttcgtaaTAATTAACTTACGTTTTCAAAACGAATGCAATGAATTCATGATTAATGAATAGCCACTTTCGAGTAAATAACTGATATctttttttgtgataaaagTGGAATTGCATTTAATATGCAAAAAACTTCAAGTTCAACATTCCAAACAAATCACCCCATTTAtagtttttctacaaaaacattCAAATTTACTATTGTTTTCACTTGTTTAattctttatttaattctGTTTTTTAGTTCTCTAACGATCTTGATTTTGCTGGAACGCCAgaaagcatttattttttgtattttattctGGCGTGTTTTGACAAgatcttgcaaaataaatgagttcTTAATGAAGGCtaaaattttttgggaaatCTATGCTTTTTCGATATACAAAAAGTTTActtaatcgatttgttttgCTATTGTCTATctatctttaaaattttgctaaaccattccctaacaggctgtatttaaatatgtagtttgctaattttagtttttgagtttttgattgaaaaatgtgcaaaattcTCGTATATATAACAACCAGTGGCGGAAGTAATTTTTATCTCGGTTTCTAAATTtccttaataaaaatgtaattaagcCATTAATTGATTGctttaattactttttcaagTGTCAACACTACTATTGAGGGCAATCCATTCAAAATATCAGTCAGTGAGGCTAAAGACGTGATTAACAAAACTCCAGTTTATTCGCAACCGCAAAAGGTCGAACCTATTGGTAAGTCTctcataaaatttgttttctttttaatttaattttttagttgatagagtttattttgttagaaGACTGTGCAATAAAT
Proteins encoded:
- the Nurf-38 gene encoding inorganic pyrophosphatase isoform X2 — its product is MVVHKFSRVFAGGLHKLLSHQSHSLRCFSSSGICFNMAYSVVERGSPYSPDYRVYIQNQNGPISPLHDVPLVVDSTKKIFNMIVEVPRWTNAKMEITMKEILNPIKQDVKKGKPRFVANCFPHHGYIWNYGALPQTWENPEHLDDGTGCKGDNDPIDVIEIGYRVAKRGEVLQVKILGTIALIDEGETDWKLIAIDVKDPLADQVNDVSDVEKHFPGLLKASVEWFKIYKIPDGKPENQFAFNGEAKPASFALKVVDEVHRFWKALVNKEVDAKGISCVNTTIEGNPFKISVSEAKDVINKTPVYSQPQKVEPIVDKWHYVHLK
- the Nurf-38 gene encoding inorganic pyrophosphatase isoform X1, translated to MVVHKFSRVFAGGLHKLLSHQSHSLRCFSSSGICFNMAYSVVERGSPYSPDYRVYIQNQNGPISPLHDVPLVVDSTKKIFNMIVEVPRWTNAKMEITMKEILNPIKQDVKKGKPRFVANCFPHHGYIWNYGALPQTWENPEHLDDGTGCKGDNDPIDVIEIGYRVAKRGEVLQVKILGTIALIDEGETDWKLIAIDVKDPLADQVNDVSDVEKHFPGLLKASVEWFKIYKIPDGKPENQFAFNGEAKPASFALKVVDEVHRFWKALVNKEVDAKGISCVNTTIEGNPFKISVSEAKDVINKTPVYSQPQKVEPIVDRVYFVRRLCNKCRL